The Candidatus Acidiferrales bacterium genome has a window encoding:
- a CDS encoding sigma-70 family RNA polymerase sigma factor, which produces MSELIATFETSCDERALVQELRTGSETAFAWLVAQYQDAIYNLVFRILGDSGRAADTVQEVFLKVFRGINGFHSGSSIKTWIYRIAIREAANQKRWFWRHWRHQVAIEEKESWGKAAVREALVDRGESPLAAAMSAELEGVVHRALQAVAEPYRSAVVLRDIEGMAYDEIADVLEISLGTVKSRILRGRQALRAILEPHLNGHRKAGTGRAGAGRES; this is translated from the coding sequence ATGAGCGAACTGATCGCCACCTTCGAGACTTCCTGCGACGAGCGCGCACTCGTCCAGGAATTGCGCACTGGTTCGGAGACGGCCTTTGCCTGGCTGGTGGCTCAATATCAGGATGCGATCTATAACCTCGTGTTTCGCATTCTTGGCGATTCGGGCCGCGCCGCGGACACGGTGCAGGAAGTGTTTCTGAAGGTGTTCCGCGGCATCAACGGTTTTCATAGCGGGAGTTCGATTAAAACCTGGATCTATCGGATCGCTATCCGCGAAGCTGCCAACCAGAAGCGGTGGTTCTGGCGGCACTGGCGGCACCAGGTTGCCATCGAGGAGAAGGAATCATGGGGCAAGGCAGCGGTGCGCGAGGCGCTGGTGGATCGCGGCGAATCGCCGCTCGCGGCCGCCATGAGCGCCGAGCTGGAAGGGGTGGTGCATCGCGCCTTGCAGGCCGTTGCTGAACCCTACCGCTCCGCCGTTGTGCTGCGCGACATTGAGGGCATGGCGTACGACGAAATTGCCGACGTTCTGGAGATCTCCCTGGGCACGGTGAAATCGCGCATCCTGCGCGGCCGCCAAGCTCTCCGGGCCATTCTCGAACCTCATCTCAACGGGCATCGCA